A DNA window from Macadamia integrifolia cultivar HAES 741 chromosome 4, SCU_Mint_v3, whole genome shotgun sequence contains the following coding sequences:
- the LOC122075311 gene encoding uncharacterized protein LOC122075311, with translation MGDMAFAKAPPTVRKEKKKQGKDELDRQKQAEKKRRRLEKALATSAAIRSELEKKKQKKIEEQQRLDEEGAAIAEAVALHVLGGEDSEDSCKIRLKKEERFNRWDRASNIGLFMGGRKTCLPHQGISKHCLGGLGWVPDAYGPGCRWSEWGIGGWSLSPRVFSRDLHAPYFGEIWEGTTEVSAGVIAAQAVSSLQIAEDACSDAIVINGMLESKFKEYQ, from the coding sequence ATGGGGGATATGGCATTTGCCAAAGCTCCACCTACTGttaggaaggaaaaaaagaagcaggGAAAAGATGAACTGGATCGTCAAAAGCAAgctgagaagaaaaggaggcgCTTAGAGAAAGCGCTGGCTACTTCTGCTGCCATCCGGTCGGAGctagagaagaaaaaacagaaaaagataGAAGAACAGCAGCGCCTTGATGAAGAGGGAGCTGCAATAGCTGAGGCAGTTGCCCTGCATGTCCTTGGAGGCGAAGACTCGGAAGATTCATGTAAAATCAGGCTGAAAAAGGAGGAACGGTTCAATCGTTGGGATCGTGCATCCAATATTGGGCTCTTCATGGGAGGACGGAAGACATGCCTTCCTCATCAGGGCATTTCAAAGCATTGTCTTGGAGGATTAGGGTGGGTGCCTGATGCATATGGGCCTGGGTGCAGGTGGAGTGAGTGGGGGATTGGGGGTTGGTCATTGTCACCCAGAGTTTTCAGTAGAGATCTTCATGCACCATATTTTGGTGAGATTTGGGAAGGAACAACTGAAGTGTCAGCTGGGGTTATCGCAGCACAAGCAGTTTCATCGCTTCAAATTGCTGAAGATGCATGCTCAGATGCAATTGTCATAAATGGAATGCTAGAAAGTAAGTTTAAGGAGTATCAGTAA
- the LOC122075310 gene encoding uncharacterized protein LOC122075310, with the protein MATVHVLCPAPRLGACLVAGSQLPLGSLAINRASSFACREPRRGCQHICRRKAMYRPILSRRHSISSDGNSEHQLTPLTPLETIGQFYSCINSKDLKELSELISNDCFLEDYSFIKAFEGKEEVMCFFEQLMESTGSNVKFSIERICEGDKLTVWTTWHLEWKEKQIPFTRGCSFYECTENEQRLMIKKARVMIESPIKPGALVLTLLKMVTRIFDEFPTTTEKFLLRPHDTLSLLLKIYNIFLKAFIHPLFVFYINLWKLVCQSLGYIFNILIIVLKIFFK; encoded by the exons ATGGCTACAGTACATGTGTTGTGCCCAGCCCCAAGGCTGGGCGCTTGCCTGGTTGCTGGTTCACAGCTTCCCCTGGGCTCTTTGGCCATCAACAGAGCATCTTCATTTGCATGCAGAGAGCCAAGGAGAGGCTGCCAGCACATTTGCCGAAGGAAGGCAATGTACAGACCGATCCTCAGCAGGCGGCATTCAATTTCATCGGACGGCAACTCTGAACATCAGCTTACCCCACTTACACCTCTGGAGACCATCGGACAGTTCTATAGTTGCATCAACAGTAAGGACTTGAAGGAGCTTAGCGAACTCATCTCAAATGATTGTTTTCTTGAAGACTATTCTTTCATCAAAGCATTCGAAGGAAAAGAG GAAGTAATGTGTTTCTTTGAACAGCTCATGGAAAGCACAGGTTCAAACGTAAAATTCAGCATCGAAAGAATTTGTGAAGGAGATAAACTAACAGTTTGGACAACATGGCACTTAG AGTGGAAAGAGAAACAAATACCTTTCACTAGAGGATGCAGCTTCTATGAATGCACAGAAAATGAACAAAGGCTCATGATTAA AAAAGCTCGAGTCATGATCGAGTCACCAATCAAGCCAGGAGCACTGGTGCTG ACTCTATTGAAGATGGTCACACGCATATTTGACGAATTCCCAACGACAACAGAGA AATTCCTACTGAGGCCCCATGACACACTAAGTCTGCTACTGAAGATTTACAATATATTCCTCAAGGCTTTCATCCATCCACTTTTTGTTTTCTACATCAACCTCTGGAAACTTGTCTGTCAGTCACTAGGTTACATATTCAACATCTTGATCATTGTGTTAAAGATTTTCTTCAAATAG